The Oxalobacteraceae bacterium OTU3CINTB1 genome includes a window with the following:
- a CDS encoding MerR family transcriptional regulator, translated as MKIGELATRSGLTIRALHHYDSIGLLKPSAHTDSGYRLYNRADVARLHKIQALRRFGMSLADIGTFLASPDAPFADVVAQQIATLDQQIAQASALREQLSHMHRQMAGGGEPELADWLSTLELMNLYDKYFTKDELHRLPFWQQDARRNSGWAALVAQIRDVMGKGAPPAGAEPRQLAERWMQMLERDTAANPDFARRITVMMEMEPAAQLHTGITPQLKQYVIEAFGEHKLALYADYLDEDELARMRVGASQHGAQWMALIAAVHRQLEAGADPADAASQALAREWMTLFSARIGDNPATLEKIRHAHTHEPRLLIGTWVTPAMLDFIRASCATLPPE; from the coding sequence ATGAAAATCGGCGAACTGGCCACGCGCTCCGGGCTGACGATACGCGCGCTGCACCACTACGACAGCATCGGCCTGCTCAAGCCATCCGCCCACACCGACTCCGGCTATCGCCTCTACAACCGGGCCGACGTCGCCCGCCTGCACAAGATCCAGGCGCTGCGCCGCTTCGGCATGTCGCTGGCGGACATCGGCACCTTCCTCGCCAGTCCCGACGCGCCGTTCGCCGACGTCGTCGCGCAGCAGATCGCCACGCTCGACCAGCAAATCGCGCAAGCGAGCGCGCTGCGCGAGCAGCTCTCGCACATGCACCGGCAGATGGCTGGCGGCGGCGAGCCGGAACTGGCCGACTGGCTGTCCACGCTGGAGCTGATGAACCTCTACGACAAATACTTCACCAAGGACGAATTGCACCGCTTGCCCTTCTGGCAGCAGGACGCGCGCCGCAACAGCGGCTGGGCCGCGCTGGTCGCGCAGATACGGGACGTGATGGGGAAAGGCGCGCCGCCAGCCGGCGCCGAGCCGCGCCAGCTGGCCGAGCGCTGGATGCAGATGCTCGAGCGCGACACCGCCGCCAACCCCGACTTCGCGCGCCGCATCACCGTCATGATGGAGATGGAGCCGGCCGCGCAACTGCACACGGGGATCACGCCGCAGCTGAAGCAGTACGTGATCGAAGCGTTCGGAGAACATAAACTGGCGCTGTACGCCGACTACCTCGACGAGGACGAACTGGCACGCATGCGCGTCGGCGCCAGCCAGCATGGCGCGCAGTGGATGGCGCTGATCGCAGCGGTCCACCGGCAGCTCGAAGCCGGCGCCGATCCCGCCGATGCGGCATCGCAAGCACTGGCCCGCGAATGGATGACCTTGTTCAGCGCCCGCATCGGCGACAACCCGGCGACGCTGGAAAAAATACGCCACGCCCACACGCACGAGCCGCGGTTACTCATCGGCACCTGGGTCACGCCCGCGATGCTCGATTTCATCCGCGCATCCTGCGCCACGTTGCCGCCGGAGTGA
- the accD gene encoding acetyl-CoA carboxylase, carboxyltransferase subunit beta, producing MSWIEKLLPPRFNRNGAEPRQSIPAGLWIKCPECEAVLYRADLEANLHVCPKCSHHLRIRARARLDALLDAGGRHEIGQEVLSVDPLKFKGSKSYPARLQAAMEAPGETDAIIVIGGAILSMPVVVACFEFDFMGGSMGSVVGERFVRGVQAAIDQHVPFICITASGGARMQEGLLSLMQMAKTTAMLAKLAEKGLPFVSVLTDPTSGGISASFCFLGDLVIAEPKALIAFTGARVIKSTLGVTLPEGYQRSEFLLERGAIDMIVDRRDMRAELASLLALLLKLPKDAVA from the coding sequence ATGAGCTGGATCGAAAAACTGCTGCCGCCCCGCTTCAACCGCAACGGCGCCGAACCGCGCCAGTCGATACCGGCCGGACTGTGGATCAAGTGTCCGGAATGCGAGGCGGTGCTGTACCGCGCCGACCTCGAAGCCAATCTGCACGTCTGCCCGAAATGCAGCCACCACCTGCGCATCCGCGCGCGCGCCCGTCTCGACGCCCTGCTCGATGCAGGCGGCCGGCACGAGATCGGCCAGGAAGTGCTGTCCGTCGATCCGCTCAAGTTCAAAGGCAGCAAAAGCTATCCGGCGCGCCTGCAAGCGGCGATGGAAGCCCCCGGCGAGACCGACGCGATCATCGTCATCGGCGGCGCGATTCTGTCGATGCCGGTGGTGGTGGCGTGCTTTGAATTCGACTTCATGGGCGGCTCGATGGGATCGGTGGTCGGCGAACGTTTCGTGCGCGGCGTGCAGGCCGCCATCGACCAGCATGTGCCGTTCATCTGCATCACCGCCAGCGGCGGCGCGCGCATGCAGGAAGGCCTGCTGTCGCTGATGCAGATGGCGAAAACCACCGCCATGCTGGCCAAGCTGGCGGAAAAAGGACTGCCTTTCGTCTCGGTGCTGACCGACCCCACCTCGGGCGGCATATCGGCCTCGTTCTGCTTCCTGGGCGATCTGGTGATCGCCGAGCCGAAGGCGCTGATCGCCTTCACCGGCGCGCGCGTCATCAAAAGCACCTTGGGCGTGACGCTTCCGGAGGGCTACCAGCGGTCGGAATTCCTGCTCGAACGCGGCGCCATCGACATGATCGTCGACCGCCGCGACATGCGCGCCGAACTGGCGTCGCTCCTGGCCTTGCTGCTCAAGCTGCCGAAGGACGCGGTGGCTTGA
- a CDS encoding DNA-3-methyladenine glycosylase 2 codes for MKRFTLDLPADYRLHDILAFHSRDTESVAEEVGDTHLRKGVMLDGVPVVLAVVFDNALAPTSASCTVHADGKLAKAAQQRVREAALSILGLRIDPEAFCAFAAKDAMFGPLTLAQPGLRIVQSATVFEALTWAIIGQQINLSFAISLRRTFILQAGRQHSSGLWCYPEAADAVKLGIDDLTSRKFSRAKAETLLRLANLVASGELQLDVTPANSIEQISAALLAVKGIGPWTVNYGLLRGYGYADCSLHGDVAIRAALQQLLGEDTKPDMPRTEQILARYAPHRTMAAAHLWASLHPRGDSDDKDSA; via the coding sequence ATGAAACGCTTCACACTCGACCTGCCGGCCGACTACCGCCTGCACGACATCCTGGCCTTCCACAGCCGCGACACAGAAAGCGTGGCCGAGGAAGTCGGCGACACGCACCTGCGCAAAGGCGTGATGCTGGACGGCGTGCCGGTGGTGCTCGCAGTGGTGTTTGATAACGCGCTGGCGCCCACCAGCGCCAGCTGCACCGTGCACGCCGACGGCAAGCTGGCCAAAGCCGCGCAACAGCGCGTGCGCGAAGCGGCGCTCAGCATCCTCGGGTTGCGCATCGATCCCGAAGCGTTTTGCGCCTTCGCCGCCAAGGACGCCATGTTCGGCCCCTTGACCTTGGCGCAGCCGGGACTGCGCATCGTGCAATCGGCCACCGTGTTCGAAGCGCTGACCTGGGCCATCATCGGCCAGCAGATCAACCTGTCGTTCGCCATCTCGCTGCGCCGCACCTTCATCCTGCAGGCCGGCCGTCAGCATAGCAGCGGCTTGTGGTGCTACCCGGAGGCGGCCGACGCGGTAAAACTGGGCATCGACGATCTGACCAGCCGCAAATTCTCGCGCGCCAAGGCGGAGACCTTGCTGCGGCTGGCGAACCTGGTGGCCAGCGGCGAACTGCAACTGGACGTCACGCCGGCCAACAGCATCGAACAGATCTCGGCGGCGCTGCTGGCCGTCAAAGGCATCGGCCCGTGGACGGTGAATTACGGCCTGCTGCGCGGCTACGGCTACGCCGACTGCTCGCTGCACGGCGACGTCGCCATCCGCGCGGCGCTGCAACAGCTGCTGGGCGAAGACACGAAGCCCGACATGCCGCGCACCGAACAAATCCTGGCCCGCTACGCGCCCCACCGCACGATGGCCGCCGCCCACTTGTGGGCCAGCCTGCACCCGCGCGGCGACAGCGACGACAAAGATTCCGCTTGA
- a CDS encoding DMT family transporter, which yields MSTANLLRLIFLAAIWGGSFLFMRIAAPVLGAAVLIEYRVLFASLFLAVIAVVLKKPLNLRKHWKHYLILGLFNSALPFLMFAFAARTLSASLLAVLNATTPLWGTLIAAILTRRMVGGKVMLGLLLGACGVALLVGFDHVSTKPGAGLAIAAVLFASFNYGIASNYAKSVKDVEPLSNAHGSMWASTLLVLPIVPFFPAPGEPTIGIMGAVVALGVLCSGIAYLIYFRLIQDVGPASALTVTFLSPLFGILWGTLFLGETIGWYTIVGAAIVIAGTALVTGFRPNFGALRKTKTV from the coding sequence ATGAGCACCGCCAACCTCCTCCGCTTGATATTCCTGGCCGCCATCTGGGGCGGCTCCTTCCTGTTCATGCGGATCGCCGCGCCGGTGCTGGGCGCCGCCGTCCTGATCGAATACCGCGTGCTGTTCGCCTCCCTCTTCCTGGCCGTGATCGCGGTCGTGCTGAAAAAGCCGCTCAACCTGCGCAAGCACTGGAAGCACTACCTTATCCTCGGCCTGTTCAACTCCGCGCTGCCGTTCCTGATGTTCGCCTTCGCCGCGCGTACGCTGTCCGCCTCACTACTGGCCGTGCTGAACGCCACCACGCCGCTGTGGGGCACCCTGATCGCCGCCATTCTCACGCGCCGAATGGTCGGCGGCAAAGTCATGCTCGGCCTTCTGCTGGGCGCGTGCGGCGTCGCGCTGCTGGTCGGCTTCGACCATGTCAGCACCAAACCCGGCGCCGGCCTCGCGATCGCCGCCGTGCTGTTCGCCTCCTTCAACTACGGCATCGCCAGCAACTACGCCAAATCGGTCAAGGATGTCGAGCCGCTGTCCAACGCGCACGGCTCCATGTGGGCCTCGACGCTGCTAGTGCTGCCGATTGTGCCGTTCTTCCCGGCACCGGGCGAGCCGACCATCGGCATCATGGGCGCCGTGGTCGCGCTGGGTGTACTGTGCAGCGGCATCGCCTACCTGATCTACTTCCGGCTGATTCAGGATGTCGGCCCAGCGTCGGCGCTGACGGTGACCTTCCTCAGCCCCTTGTTCGGCATTTTGTGGGGCACGCTGTTCCTCGGCGAGACGATCGGCTGGTACACCATCGTCGGCGCCGCCATCGTCATCGCCGGCACGGCGCTGGTCACCGGCTTCCGTCCCAACTTCGGGGCGCTGCGCAAAACCAAGACCGTATGA
- a CDS encoding XdhC family protein, with protein sequence MDSIDLEVLKTSAAWIASGRRCELITVIKTWGSSPRPVGATLAICEDGTVIGSVSGGCIEDDLIARVRDEGMSRTLPEIVSYGITADEAHRFGLPCGGTIELSIEPLAERSRVAELLERLERHELVQRRLDLQTGDVELSQAAPGAQMQVSERAMVTLHGPRWRLLIIGAGQLSRFLAQIATAMDYHVIVCDPREEYRAGWQVDGVQLVHDMPDDIVLSMKLDHRSAVVALTHDPKLDDLALMEALKSDAFYVGAIGSRLNNSKRRERLLEFDLTPEQLARLHGPIGLYIGSKTPSEIAISILAELTAIKNGVPTTMLIPHAASPVAPGDTVCAVDNGAV encoded by the coding sequence ATGGACAGCATCGATCTCGAAGTACTCAAAACCAGCGCCGCGTGGATCGCCTCCGGGCGCCGCTGCGAACTTATCACCGTCATCAAGACCTGGGGCTCGAGTCCCCGCCCGGTCGGCGCCACGCTGGCCATCTGCGAAGATGGGACGGTGATCGGCTCCGTCTCGGGCGGCTGCATCGAGGATGACCTGATCGCGCGCGTGCGCGACGAAGGCATGAGCCGCACCTTGCCCGAAATCGTCAGCTACGGCATCACCGCCGACGAGGCGCACCGTTTCGGCCTGCCCTGCGGCGGCACCATCGAACTGTCGATCGAGCCGCTGGCGGAGCGCAGCCGGGTGGCAGAACTGCTGGAGCGGCTGGAACGGCATGAACTGGTGCAGCGCCGCCTCGATCTGCAGACCGGCGACGTCGAGCTGTCGCAGGCGGCGCCTGGCGCGCAGATGCAGGTGAGCGAGCGCGCCATGGTCACCCTGCACGGACCGCGCTGGCGTCTGCTGATCATCGGCGCCGGACAACTCTCGCGCTTCCTGGCGCAAATCGCCACCGCGATGGACTACCACGTCATCGTCTGCGACCCGCGCGAGGAATACCGCGCCGGCTGGCAGGTCGACGGCGTGCAGCTGGTGCACGACATGCCGGACGATATCGTGCTGTCGATGAAGCTGGACCACCGCAGCGCCGTGGTGGCGCTGACGCACGATCCCAAGCTGGACGACCTGGCGCTGATGGAGGCGTTGAAGTCGGACGCGTTCTACGTCGGCGCGATCGGCTCGCGCCTGAACAACAGCAAGCGCCGCGAACGGCTGCTCGAATTCGACCTGACGCCGGAGCAGCTGGCGCGCCTGCATGGGCCGATCGGCCTGTACATCGGCAGCAAAACGCCGTCGGAGATCGCCATCTCGATTCTGGCCGAGCTGACGGCAATCAAAAACGGCGTGCCGACGACGATGCTGATTCCGCACGCCGCCTCGCCGGTGGCGCCCGGCGACACCGTCTGCGCGGTCGATAACGGCGCGGTGTAA
- a CDS encoding M48 family metalloprotease — MVQQHNSKKFATISLLAAAMLLSACSTFNSRTAEPEPGPVVARTVDEGAPVVTAKMAAARQALGQMVALQDRLYRIAGPLLINNADLCRNQARNLLGFTAKNKYSYSGEFVDAAQSVLNYGDRLEVASVLAGSGAARVGLRKGDVLLAAEGKSLPTGQHAETEAAGVLGPLVANNQSLNLIVERNGSNQALKVPVTRACAFKIDIGNSDNINAYSDGQRVMITRGMVNFAQTDEAIAYVLAKDIAHNVLGHAAKTRSAYTVGSIIDNLVAVRPDLSMLIGSAGIKPMPQELDAAADSLSLYMVARAGYSTAQARAFWQRLASQYPASVLNGYTANHPGINYRLSAIDKTVADIKGKQAAKKPLVP; from the coding sequence ATGGTCCAGCAACACAATTCGAAGAAATTCGCCACTATATCCCTGCTGGCGGCGGCCATGCTGCTGTCGGCCTGTTCGACCTTCAACTCCAGGACCGCCGAACCGGAACCGGGTCCGGTGGTCGCCCGCACCGTCGACGAAGGCGCGCCGGTGGTCACCGCCAAGATGGCGGCCGCGCGCCAGGCGCTGGGACAGATGGTCGCGCTGCAGGACCGCCTGTACCGCATCGCCGGCCCGCTGTTGATCAACAATGCGGACCTGTGCCGCAACCAGGCGCGCAACCTGCTCGGCTTCACCGCCAAGAACAAATACTCGTATTCCGGCGAATTCGTCGACGCCGCGCAGTCGGTGCTGAACTACGGCGACCGGCTGGAAGTAGCCAGCGTGCTGGCCGGCAGCGGCGCCGCGCGCGTGGGCCTGCGCAAGGGCGACGTGCTGCTGGCGGCCGAAGGTAAAAGCCTGCCCACCGGCCAACACGCCGAGACCGAGGCGGCCGGCGTACTGGGTCCGCTGGTGGCCAACAACCAGTCGCTCAACCTGATCGTCGAACGCAATGGCAGCAACCAGGCGCTCAAGGTGCCGGTCACGCGCGCCTGCGCCTTCAAGATCGACATCGGCAACTCGGACAATATCAACGCCTACTCGGACGGCCAGCGCGTGATGATCACACGCGGCATGGTCAACTTCGCGCAGACCGACGAAGCCATCGCCTATGTGCTGGCCAAGGACATCGCCCACAATGTGCTGGGCCACGCCGCCAAGACGCGCTCCGCCTACACGGTCGGCAGCATCATCGACAATCTGGTCGCGGTGCGGCCGGACCTGTCGATGCTGATCGGCAGTGCCGGCATCAAGCCGATGCCGCAGGAGCTGGACGCGGCGGCCGATTCGCTGTCGCTGTACATGGTGGCGCGGGCCGGATACAGCACGGCGCAGGCGCGCGCCTTCTGGCAGCGGCTGGCCAGCCAGTATCCTGCCTCGGTGCTGAACGGGTACACCGCCAACCACCCCGGCATCAACTACCGCCTGTCCGCGATCGACAAAACCGTCGCCGATATCAAGGGCAAGCAGGCGGCCAAGAAGCCGCTGGTGCCGTGA
- the dut gene encoding dUTP diphosphatase, protein MKNIDVKILDPRMKDQLPAYATPGSAGLDLRACIDAPITIEAGQTVLIPTGLAIHVADPGYAAMILPRSGMGHKNGIVLGNLVGLIDSDYQGQLMISTWNRGNSAFTLNPMERLAQLIIVPVLQVGFNVVEEFDTSERGAGGFGSTGKH, encoded by the coding sequence ATGAAAAACATCGACGTCAAAATCCTCGACCCGCGCATGAAGGACCAGCTGCCGGCCTACGCCACACCGGGTTCGGCCGGCCTCGATCTGCGCGCCTGCATCGACGCGCCGATCACCATCGAAGCCGGCCAGACGGTGCTGATTCCGACCGGCCTGGCGATCCACGTCGCCGATCCGGGCTACGCCGCCATGATCCTGCCGCGCAGCGGCATGGGCCACAAGAACGGCATCGTATTGGGGAATCTGGTAGGCTTGATCGATTCCGATTACCAAGGCCAGTTGATGATCTCGACATGGAACCGGGGCAACAGCGCCTTCACCCTGAACCCGATGGAGCGCCTGGCGCAATTGATCATCGTTCCGGTCCTGCAAGTCGGCTTCAACGTCGTCGAAGAATTCGACACCAGCGAACGCGGTGCCGGCGGTTTTGGAAGCACCGGAAAACACTAA
- the coaBC gene encoding bifunctional phosphopantothenoylcysteine decarboxylase/phosphopantothenate--cysteine ligase CoaBC, which produces MELTGKKIVLGLSGGVACYKAAELCRALTKAGASVQVVMTDAATHFITAVTMQALSGNKVFSSQWDPRVDNNMAHIDVTRDADAILIAPCSADFMVKLAHGVCDDLLSTMCLARPRRVPLLVAPAMNVEMWQNPATQRNVRQLEDDGIVIFGPAAGDQACGEVGMGRMLEPAQLLEELIASFQPKVLAGKRILITAGPTFEPIDPVRGITNLSSGKMGYAVARAAREAGAEVVLVSGPTALPAPFGVQRINVQSAVQMHDAVLANVDHQHIFIAVAAVADWRVSNSSEQKLKKNPDGSVPDLKFEQNPDILATVAARTSLAGHPYCVGFAAESENLIQFGADKREKKGIPLLVGNIGHHTFGQDDNTIILFDENGHTILPRADKLTLARQLISEISKRISQHSLFAK; this is translated from the coding sequence ATGGAATTGACCGGTAAAAAAATCGTCCTCGGCCTGTCCGGCGGCGTGGCTTGCTACAAGGCGGCGGAACTGTGCCGCGCGTTGACCAAGGCCGGCGCCTCGGTGCAGGTGGTGATGACCGACGCCGCCACCCACTTCATCACCGCCGTCACCATGCAGGCCCTGTCGGGCAACAAGGTGTTCAGCAGCCAGTGGGACCCGCGCGTCGACAACAACATGGCCCACATCGACGTCACCCGCGACGCCGACGCGATCCTGATCGCGCCCTGCTCGGCCGACTTTATGGTTAAGCTGGCGCACGGCGTCTGCGACGACCTGCTGTCGACCATGTGCCTGGCGCGCCCGCGCCGCGTGCCGCTGCTGGTGGCGCCGGCGATGAACGTCGAAATGTGGCAAAACCCCGCCACCCAGCGAAACGTCCGCCAGCTGGAGGACGACGGCATCGTCATCTTCGGCCCCGCCGCCGGCGACCAGGCGTGCGGCGAAGTGGGCATGGGCCGCATGCTGGAACCGGCGCAGCTGCTGGAGGAATTGATCGCGTCGTTCCAGCCGAAAGTCCTGGCCGGAAAGCGCATCCTGATCACCGCCGGCCCGACCTTCGAGCCGATCGATCCGGTGCGCGGCATCACCAATCTGTCGTCCGGAAAAATGGGCTACGCGGTGGCGCGCGCGGCGCGCGAAGCCGGCGCCGAAGTGGTGCTGGTGTCCGGCCCGACGGCGCTGCCGGCGCCGTTCGGCGTGCAGCGCATCAACGTGCAAAGCGCGGTGCAGATGCACGACGCGGTGCTGGCCAACGTCGACCACCAGCATATCTTCATCGCCGTGGCGGCCGTCGCCGACTGGCGCGTGTCCAATTCCAGCGAACAGAAACTGAAGAAGAATCCGGACGGCTCGGTGCCGGACCTGAAGTTCGAGCAGAATCCGGACATCCTGGCCACCGTTGCCGCGCGCACCTCGCTGGCCGGGCATCCGTACTGCGTCGGCTTCGCCGCCGAATCGGAAAACCTGATCCAGTTCGGCGCCGACAAACGCGAGAAAAAAGGCATACCCCTGCTGGTCGGGAACATCGGCCACCACACCTTCGGCCAGGACGACAACACCATTATCCTGTTCGACGAAAACGGCCACACCATCCTGCCGCGCGCCGACAAACTGACCCTGGCGCGCCAGCTGATTTCCGAAATCTCCAAACGCATCTCGCAGCACTCGCTGTTCGCAAAATAG
- the lspA gene encoding signal peptidase II, translating to MATKKIFPTKSSSSLIPWLGIAFIIVLIDQLSKITITRTFQLGEEKFITSFFNLVLAYNKGAAFSFLHSAGGWQRYFFTGIGIAAAAYIIYLLKKHGGQRMFSWALSLVLGGAVGNVIDRLLYGHVVDFLDFHLAGWGHFPAFNIADAAICIGAALFILDELRRVNK from the coding sequence ATGGCCACTAAAAAAATCTTCCCGACCAAGTCGTCCTCCAGTTTGATCCCTTGGCTCGGTATCGCTTTCATCATCGTGCTGATCGACCAGCTGTCGAAGATCACCATCACCCGCACCTTCCAGCTGGGCGAGGAAAAATTCATCACCTCGTTCTTCAATCTGGTGCTGGCCTATAACAAGGGCGCGGCGTTCAGCTTCCTGCACAGCGCCGGCGGCTGGCAGCGCTATTTCTTCACCGGCATCGGCATCGCCGCCGCCGCCTACATCATCTACCTGTTGAAAAAACACGGTGGCCAACGCATGTTCTCGTGGGCGCTGTCGCTGGTGCTCGGCGGCGCGGTCGGCAACGTCATCGACCGCCTGCTGTACGGCCACGTGGTCGACTTCCTCGACTTCCACCTGGCCGGCTGGGGCCACTTCCCGGCGTTTAACATCGCCGACGCGGCCATCTGCATCGGCGCCGCGCTGTTCATCCTCGACGAGCTGCGGCGCGTGAACAAATAA